CATGCCCCTGAAGTGGAGTGTATCAGCAAAGGAAAAGCGCACAAGCGATATGAATTTGGTTGCAAAGTCAGTGTTGCCGCAACGAGTAAAGGCGGCTGGTTCGTCGGGGCGAAGGCTTACCATGGCAATCCTTATGACGGCCACACTTTGAAGGAAGCATTGAGACAAGTAAAACGAGTAGTACTAGAGCCTGAACACGTGTTTGTGGACATGGGTTATCGTGGTCATAACTACAAAGGAGACACACAAGTCCATGTTGACAAACGCCGAAGAGGAAGAACCGCCAAAAGCTTATGGCGGTGGATGAAGCGTCGTGCAGCCATAGAACCCGGGATCGGTCACTTGAAGCGAGAACATCGAATGGATCGCAGTCGTCTCAAAGGAGTTGAGGGAGACCGGATCAATGCGATTATGAGTGCAGCAGGTATGAATTTTTTAAAGCTGCTTAAGTGGGCAGCTGACTTTTTACGCCAAATTTTACTTTGGCTTCTATTTTGTCAAAGAGCAAGTATTTGCCAAATCTCTGGCAAATTATGAGTTTTTCAGGATCGACTAATTAAAATAGCGGAAACCGGCCAAGTGGTCCATGCTGCAGAGATTATCATGCGTACCATGGAGGTGGCGCATCACGGGGTAAAGGATTTTCAGATGGTTGTTCCTCAGGAACTTTTGAAGCAATCGCAGAAGACGAGGCGAATGTTTAATATTATTTTGGGTGCCATTGCCGGAATTTCCCTGCTGGTGGGAGGTATTGGAATTATGAATATCATGCTGGCAACGGTATCTGAACGCATGAAGGAGATAGGCATCAGACGTGCGGTGGGTGCAACGCGGGGCCATATTATCGTGCAGTTTCTGGCAGAATCGGTCATTCTTACATTTACCGGAGGGATCTTTGGGGTTGCGGCAGGCATCGGTGCGGTCGTGCTGATCACCACGGTTGCCGAGTGGGAAACTGCGGTGACCGGTGGGGCGATTTTGTTACCGCTGATTGTTTCTGTGCTGGTGGGAATTTTTTTCGGCCTGTATCCAGCCTGCCGGGCGGCATGGATGAATCCGATTGCCGCACTAAGATACGAGTAGGAGGTAAGGGCCATTGCCAATGGAAATTCGAATTTTCAGACGTAGCCTGTTTTTCCTTCTGTCCTTTTTGATGTTTTTCGGGTGTGCAACCATACCGGAGATTATCAATTTAGAGCAGGATGAAAGCTTTACACACGATGAAATCGTTGGCAGTATGATGGGTGTCGGCGGCGTTGTTTCCGTGGCCAACGATATTGATGAGTCAAAAAGCAGCAAATACGCAGGCATACTTCAAAAGAGTTTTCTTACGGTAAGAAAAGAGTTTGTCGTTTTGCCGGTTGAAGAAGTCATACAATGGCTGGGTAGTGATCGTTATCAGACGATGCTTCACCACTACAGATACAAAGGGTTGTTGGATTCAGACTTTGTTGTAAAATTGAAATCTTCCTCAATTGCATTCAGATATCTACTGCTGGTCCGCATCATTGAAAACGAAACCACTGAAACCAGGGAGAGATGTCCCAGAACTGAAATTCCCCCACAATGGGATTCAAAAGGAAATCCGGTTGTCAAGGAAATTGCGGTGGAGTTGACCGCTACGAGACGTATGACGGTTTCACTTGATATTTATGACCTCAGCAAAGGAATTTTGGCATGGAGCGGTATGATCAATGAGAGTAAATCAAAACAAAGAACCGTCTATTTCGAAAAAAAGGATGAGGATCTAGGAAGAAAGTTTGCTCTAATACCGGTCCGTGCATTTCTTGAGGTAACCCTTCAACCATCGGCACCGCCAACAGATAAATTGCTCCACAAAATTTTTAAGGCATTTGCCCAATATATGCCTTGAAAATTATCCGGAACCTTGGCAAGCGAGATCCGCTTTTATACCTCAAGCAACGAATGATCAGAGGAAAAAGGAATTTATAATCCCAGAAGTTTTTTCGATAAGCTATGCAGCTCAGAGTTTGCTAGTGCTACGACCTTCTTTTTGACCGAGCGAGAGTAATACTCCCGCTCGGTTTTCGTTAAAGGAAGACCTTCCAGTTTTTTTTTGAAGAGCTCCTTTTGTTTTGGTGAAAAAACTTGTGACAGCGCATACTCTAAAGAGAACTCCTCATACTTTTCTTTTCTTCGTCTACCCTTTTCAGCCTTTTCCTCAAAATAGAGTTCAAATAACCCTTTTAGGCGGTCTGGATCAAGCTCAACATCATTCCATTTGAGATTCTGATTATTGGATAGATCGCTTTTCCATTTCTTGACCAGGGCTTTATCATCTTTGGAAAAACCCTTTTGGATCTTGTTCCACCATGGAAACGATAAGTGGTAATGTAAAAACAAGGATCCGGACATGAGCACTAAGCGATGAAAGAGTTTTTTCTCTTCTTGGTTCATTAATCGCATTTCGACTTTTTCCGGAGCAAATTGATAACGTTCGGCCGCATTTGCCAACAGCACAGGGAAGCCTTCCCATAGCCTGTTGTCATTGCTTTTTACAACTTCTGCCAATGTTTCATTGACATCCAGTTCCTCAGTCGGTTCAAACATTGGAAGGCCAAGCTTCGACAAATTGGCCAGTAGTTTTTTATCAGTCATAAAGCCCCTTCTTTCGTAATAACCTTAAGAAATGGTCGATATTCGGCTTTAAGCGATCTTGTGATACATCATAACTGATCATGTCATAGAAATGTCGAATAAGCCTGCTCATATCAATTGTTGTTTGGTGGGCTTCAGTCAAGTTCAGGCAGTCTTCAAAATCAACTGTGGAGCCTCGCATCAACTTGCTGACTATCAAATCATAATCGTTCAAAATTCCAATATATAGATACGAAAACTCAAATAGAAAAGAGTGCCCTCCTTCTTCAAGAGGGGAATTCATAAGTTCGGTTGTATGAATACGATTTCCACGAAAAAGATCGAACTGAAAATCCTCTCCAATTCTTTTCCATCCGGAGCCAGTTACCAGTTTGTAACCCATTGATTTTAATTGTTTTGTCAGGTAAGCGTGCTCTCTGTCCTTTGGTACCATGAAGTCGACATCTTTGGTTGAAGGTTTTACCCCCATCAAAGTTATCGCTGTACCACCACAGGCAATCAAGTGGACTTTACGCTTGAGGAAACGGTTCCATTCTCTCAGAATTTCGAGAAGACGGCTTTTATTTAATCGATATCTCATTTGTATTTATTTATACAATATATAGTACTTTTAGATACATTTAATTGTATTAAACAATACAAGTTTATTAAGTGCCTGTCAATAGATTTGTTGAATTTAATATATAATCCGTAAATACCTTGTTAATGAAATAAGTAAGGCGGCCCACCCATGGCCCTGAAATTATGTAATCCAAGAGTTTTATTTCGGACGCGGGAGCTTAGGCAAACACTATTCCTATCCTATTCAATCACCTTTCTGGCATAAAGTGAATTTGCCGAATATGATAAAAACGAACTTATTTTGGTA
The window above is part of the Thermodesulfobacteriota bacterium genome. Proteins encoded here:
- a CDS encoding FtsX-like permease family protein → MRTMEVAHHGVKDFQMVVPQELLKQSQKTRRMFNIILGAIAGISLLVGGIGIMNIMLATVSERMKEIGIRRAVGATRGHIIVQFLAESVILTFTGGIFGVAAGIGAVVLITTVAEWETAVTGGAILLPLIVSVLVGIFFGLYPACRAAWMNPIAALRYE
- a CDS encoding DUF6036 family nucleotidyltransferase — translated: MRYRLNKSRLLEILREWNRFLKRKVHLIACGGTAITLMGVKPSTKDVDFMVPKDREHAYLTKQLKSMGYKLVTGSGWKRIGEDFQFDLFRGNRIHTTELMNSPLEEGGHSFLFEFSYLYIGILNDYDLIVSKLMRGSTVDFEDCLNLTEAHQTTIDMSRLIRHFYDMISYDVSQDRLKPNIDHFLRLLRKKGLYD